The Deltaproteobacteria bacterium DNA segment CCGATATCCACCATCTGGGACTTTTCTGGCCTTTCAAAGGCCAGGATAAGATCAAGACGCACTCCTCTGCCTTAAAAATGACCTCGTTTGAGGAGGTATTGGCCCGGATCAGGCTGCTTGAGGGGAAAACCAAGCCCTCATCTCCACAAAAAAAGCAGGAATTAGAAGCAATCAGGACCCTGGCGGCGATTCATCGCCTCCAGATGAACCTGACCCTTCTTCAGGACTTGAGCGACACTTCTACCAGAGATGCCTCGGGTTTAATCCCCTTAAATTGGGTCGGTTCAGCATGGTGGCTCCATCTGGTCGAACTTATCAAGCCTTTGGAGGAGGCCTCGGCTTCCATGAGTCCGGAGGATACAGCCTCTGTTAAAGGCGAGACTTCACTGACTGAGTCCCAGGCGTCAGTTCTTAAGCTTTCAGGACAGGATTTTGACGCCCTGATCGAACAGGCGGCCAGGAGAAACGATCTGGATTCCAACCTGGTCAGGGCTGTTATAAAGGCTGAGTCTGATTTTAATCCCATGACCGAGTCAAAGAAAGGCGCCAGGGGGCTGATGCAACTCATGCCCGGCACCGCCAGGGAGCTGGGCGTGATGGATACCTTTGATCCAGTCCAGAATATTGAGGGCGGGTGCCGTTACCTGAGACAGATGCTCGACCGATACTCCGGAGATCTGAGCCAAGCCCTGGCCGCCTATAACTGGGGACCCGGCAATCTGGATCGCTCGCAAGGCTCCCTGCCTGAAGAAACCCGGACCTACCTCAAGCGCGTCCAACGCTTCTTCCGACAATTCACCGCTGTGGCCAAAGCCTAGTTTTTTTTAGTGACCGCTTATTTTATGAAACGGATTCCTCCGCATCATTAACTATAAATATTAGCACTGCATCTGCTCTAGCCGGCGCAGGCTAAGGATGGTTTTTATAAGAGGCAAAGAAGGTTTGTAGATAACTCCTTCCTCAATCAAAAAACTCCATGGGGAAGGCGATCATGGCAGGATGCGGGTTTAAGGGTGGCGTCCGGATCACAAGATTTATGCCTTTTTAAAGTGAATTCCAGATTTGGTCTTCCGAACATAAAACACGTCACCTTCGACATAGCCTAAACCCTGAACTATTTCTCGCGGAACAATAAGGCTGTTGCGCTTATTGATCTTGATTGTTTCGCTTATTTCGGAAGCCGTTTTTTTCCGCCGTGTATAGCCGCCCCTGGCCTTTCCTTTTTTTGTAAGATCGTTTTTTGAATGAGACCTGGGTCGTCTGGAGGTCTTAAGGCCAAACTTGGAGATAATCTTCTTATCAAGTTGACCTGTTTCCACAGCCTCAATCAGCTTCGATGAATCCACAATCCTTCGTTTTGGCATTTCTTTCTCCCTTTATGCGGCTCCCTTCATTGTCTGCCCGCCTGCTAGGTTTAAACCTTTTACTCTGTTTCCAACTCGTGCATCCAGTGCTCTCAATTTCTGTAACATGAGTTTTTAACAGGTAAGACACCTCAATGGCTAATGAAACACCTTGAGAACTATCACACCATTTCTTTTAGTAGTTGCACCGATTATACACACCGCCTCGAGATTTTTCAATCAGGCTTAAAACAATCAGCTTTAATTATCAAGCTATTTTGGGAACCGATTGATTACCCAGTATTACTTATAAAAGCCCTATCAGGGAAAAAACGCAAGAATAAAA contains these protein-coding regions:
- a CDS encoding lytic transglycosylase domain-containing protein, with amino-acid sequence MTSFEEVLARIRLLEGKTKPSSPQKKQELEAIRTLAAIHRLQMNLTLLQDLSDTSTRDASGLIPLNWVGSAWWLHLVELIKPLEEASASMSPEDTASVKGETSLTESQASVLKLSGQDFDALIEQAARRNDLDSNLVRAVIKAESDFNPMTESKKGARGLMQLMPGTARELGVMDTFDPVQNIEGGCRYLRQMLDRYSGDLSQALAAYNWGPGNLDRSQGSLPEETRTYLKRVQRFFRQFTAVAKA